Proteins co-encoded in one Candidatus Limnocylindrales bacterium genomic window:
- the tnpB gene encoding IS66 family insertion sequence element accessory protein TnpB (TnpB, as the term is used for proteins encoded by IS66 family insertion elements, is considered an accessory protein, since TnpC, encoded by a neighboring gene, is a DDE family transposase.), whose product MFFPESRVRVYLYGHPVDMRKSFDGLYAIARSAFPEDPTAGGLYVFVNRRGGQVKVLYFDRSGWCVWAKRLEEGQFIGDWSRAQTHEIDCTQLKLLLEGIEPRRYLKRYRHGNPEHSRGVGAGACVA is encoded by the coding sequence ATGTTCTTCCCCGAATCCCGCGTGCGGGTGTACCTGTACGGCCATCCGGTGGACATGCGCAAGTCGTTCGACGGCTTGTATGCGATCGCGCGCAGCGCCTTCCCTGAAGACCCGACTGCCGGCGGCCTGTACGTATTCGTCAACCGGCGCGGCGGCCAGGTGAAGGTTCTGTACTTTGACCGCAGCGGCTGGTGCGTGTGGGCCAAGCGGCTGGAGGAAGGCCAATTCATCGGCGATTGGAGCCGGGCGCAGACGCACGAGATCGACTGCACTCAGCTGAAGCTGCTGCTCGAAGGCATCGAGCCGCGGCGCTACCTAAAGCGCTATCGACACGGCAATCCGGAGCATTCCCGTGGTGTCGGCGCGGGGGCGTGCGTAGCATGA